The DNA segment ttatttattaaatttttttcattttatataccaaccccagttccccctccctccccttctcccacttcctcacctccctcccactctaccccatccactcctcagagtgggtaaggcctcccatggtagtcaacaaactctggcataccaagttgaaggagagcctagcccctccccattgtatcaaggctgaacaagatgtcccaccacagggaatgggctccaaaaagccagttcatgcacctgggataagtcctggtcctgctgccagggaccccactaacagatcaagccacataactgtcacccacattcagcgggccttgttcggtcccatgcaggttcctgggctgtgtcagtccagagtcagtgagctccaactagcaccggtcagctgtctctgtgggtttccccgtCATGttgagtgaatttttttttaagtaatttagtctgtgtgtgtgttcccacatGCCCAGGTACCACAGAGTATGAATGAAAGTTACAAATTGCAGGAGTCTGCTCTATTGTTCCATGATGCGGGTTCTCAggctttgtggtgatattttatttgtactgaaatgtgatgttatttgtatgttaataaagttgcctgggggtcagagcaagccatagcagaagccgggcggtggtggtgcacgcctttaatcccagcacttgggaggcagagctaggcaggatctctgtgtgttcaaggatacagccagcatggtgacacaagcctttaatctcaataccaaccatagaagacctggaggtctgtatagacaggcggtgacgaggaagtcatgtggctggttttacaaccaatgagaaggcagaacagaaagtctatataaaagacaggacacaggaagtaggtctcttgcggagaggaaagacagagcagcagtgaagggtaaggttttcagcactcagctattgctctgacctcttggcttttaactctgcaattggctctgtgtttcttatttaacggttacaagacggttacatctacaaggctTAATGGCTTATGACAAGCCACCTCacagatttctttctcttgggcacAAATCCTCAGTCttccattttacttttaaaatttgatacGGGACCAAACCATCCATCCTGAtcctcctacccccccccccccaaggagcCAAGATGACAGGCTTGAGTAACAGGCCTCACTCGGTCCCAGACTTCCCATCTTCAGAGACTGTACGTTGTTTTGAGGTTGTTATACTTTGAGGACAGCACTGGATGGCTAACACGCATGACAGGAGGAAACGCATGCTTTACCATCTCCAGGGCTCCTCTGATGATGCCACACAGTAAGTTGCAGTAGCACAGCGCAGGTCGACCCGCAGGGAGCTCCTCCACAAACTCTGCCAGGGGGTTCTTGTCCAGAATCAGGGAGAATTCATGTCTGCTTGAGTTGTGACAGGCCACACTCGGGGTGATTCCCAAGTACATCTTGAAGGCAACCtggtaaagagagagaaaatgacagcgttttgctgtggatatcgctctgtgtaaataaagttctgattggccagtggccaggcaggaagtataggcgggacaagagagaagagaatgctgggaagtagaaggctggagagagacaccgccagccgccgccatgaaaagcaacatgtaaagacaccggtaagccacaagccatgtggcaaagtatagacgaacagaaatgggttaatttaagatagaagaagcagatagcaagaagcctgccacggccatacagtttctaaacaatgtaagtttctgtgtgtttacttggttgggtctgagcaactgtgggactggcgggtaagagagatttgtcctgactgggccaggcaggaaaactctaactacagcgtTTAGTCTCAAACGGAAGTCTGTTCAGACGACCCAGTCCCAGGCATCTCAGCACATCGCCAAGCTTGCCAAGCCGAGTCTGCAACTCACATTTCTTTGACTTACACCACGGGAGACtcttaaattattcttttattcttatagAATATCGCAAAGTGCTAGGCTTTGTGGAACATTATGGTTTGTAAAAAAATATTACTTCCAAAAATCTTTGGAGAAAACACATAGGTTTTAGGATGGCAAGAAACAAAGAGATTACTAATCATCCACACAGCCCCATGGTATATCCCACACTGATCATGGCAGACCATAAGAGTCAGAGTTTCAAGGGGTCTGGGGCATCTGCTCCACAATAGGAAGGCACTGATTTGGGGAGATGAGACACAAGAATGTGTTTTTGGACCCACGGAATTATCAGACTGTAGATATCAAGTCTTCGAGCAGGAGCAAGGGGTAGCGGTGAGGACAATATAAATGAGTGTTAACGCAATTGTCAAAAGTGTCTGCTGTGGTGTCGGACTCAAAGAACCCTGCAACAGAGAAACGGGGGAGACCTTAGCCGGCCTCCTTCACTCTtgactcttccttcttcctgtcttggctttcAAGCAGATCTTAAAGCATCTTAGGAATCACTTCTTTTTGAAACATTAGTTTACATTTAgttgtttgtgtacatgtgggtgtgtGGCACACCGTCAGGAGACGATGCGGAGCTGGTTCCCCTCCCTCCATACGGGATCTAAGGACAGAACTCAGATTCTCAGGCTTCCCGAAAAGCACCTTTACCCCACCAGCCATCTCACTATTTCCTTCGAAGCACAAGTTTCCCAAATGTGTAATCTGGTATTTAGAGAAGTAAAAATGACAGCAGAGGCTGTGGCCTTTTAGTTGCTTGGCTCCTAATCCAAGGCAATTTCTTTTCACAAAACACCTAGGCCCAGCTTTGAAAGCTTATTAATGGAAGTCTGTCAGCTTGGTGTGTTGCCACCATTCAAAGGccttaattaacttaattttaaaattaagcacAGCGTTAGAGAAATGGAAgcaattttcttaaattatttataatttgaaGTCCAAAAATGTTCATTCGTTTGTTCACTGGTTCATTCCATAGGCTCCATTCTGCTCTAAAGTGCCTACCACACTGCAAATTCAGTAGCCATTTGCAAATCAAACTACTGAATGTGTTTCGAATCTACGTTTGACACCATGTTTAGACCTAGAATACATGAGCATTGAGTGAGCTGGCATTTGCCAAGTGGACAAAGTGGGGTGAAGAAGGGGCAGACACTTTAGACCTGTCTCAGCATGAAACACCATGCTGAGGATCAGGAAAGGTCTACATCTACCAACTGGTGGGCAGTTGGGAGGCCTGAAGATGTCCTAATGCAGACTCCACATCTGCTTTAGGATTTTCTTTGTGTCAAAACGATCATGATATGAATTGTGTGAGGACTCCTCTTTTTCTCTAAAAGCTCAGTAACTAGACGTCCCTTATAAATTCCAATAATCCCAATCCTAAACTCTGTTTCAAGTCTTTAATGTGAGCCCTTTTAGGAAGGCGGAATCCCTGTCTACCAAATCTTAGGGCttagaacaaaagaagaaacttaTCATGAAATGCTGGGTTTGAAGATTGGATTTGAATACCAGTCAGTGGCTGAAACCCATTAGTGCTGAGAATTTTCTATTtgcagtaaaaacaaaacaaaacaaaacaaaaaaaccacacacacacacacacacacacacacacacacacacacacacacacacatacacgatgAAAGAATATTAGAAGGAACCTGTGGGCTTTGTGGGCTTTGCATTTAGTCTTCAATGTTTTGACTGCCCTTAAGTGTCAGCACTCACCAGTAGGAGGCATTATCTGCACGTTGTTGGGAAATAAGCATTCCTGGGGAATGACATTGTTCCCTTATCTGGCTGGATGCAGACAGAGGAGGGCTGTTGTTTCAAAAGAGCTCCACCCTCAGCCCCAGCCACAGTTGCTGTGTTAAAACCCAGGCGAACGTTTTTTCCCTCTTCGTGTGTGTCTCCAACATGGATGCTTTTCAgagcattttaaaattcttccttaACCAAAAAACCGCCATTGGCTACAGCTTCATGGCTTTGCTGACCGTGGGAAGTGAGCGTCTCTTCTCACTTGTGGCTTTTAAGTGCCCCTGCAGCGCTGAGAATACAACCTATGGGTTGGTTTTCCTCTTTGCCCCTGCCTGGGTGTTACTGATCCTTGGATTCTTCCTGAATAACAAGGCGTGGAGACTCTTCACTGGCTGCTGTATAAACCCCAAGAAAATCTTCCCTAGGAGACGCCGCTGCCGCTTCTTCTACGTCCTGGGCCACATCACGCTGAGTTCATTGGTGGCGCCAGTGATGTGGCTCTCTGTGGCTTTGCTGAATGGGACGTTTTATGAATGTGCCATGAGTGGCACCAGAAGCGAAAAGCTCCTGGAACTGATTTGCAAGGGCAAACCCAAAGAGTGCCAGGAAGACCTGTACAAAGTCTCCTGTGGTAAAAGCAGCATGACACCCGTGGAAAACGAAGAGGTGAAGCTGTCTCTGCAAGCCCAGTCTCAGGTAAGGACCAATGGGACTTTTTGCTCCCAGAGTGAGCTTGGaaatttctctctgtcttccattcCGCCAGGCCAGAGTCTAGAGTCTTACCAGAATACGTTGACACTAAGTGGAAACTGGAACACGACGGAGCATTAAGACAATGCTCAGGAAAAGCTTTTTAGGGACAGGGTGGCTCAGTAAAATTGCTGATTGGATCGGGTAGTCTCcatttccaaaaagaaaatacCCTCTGGGTTATGCATATGTAAATACTTAAGTGCTCTAAACCATCTCTCTGGGTTGACTTTGTAAATAATGCAGAACACAAAACCACACACTGAGTGCTAACCCTGAGCGGTAATTAAGCATTACTGCCTTCTATCGATTATTTATTTTCGAGctggtttctcaaaaaaaaaaaaacaaaaaaccacagacACATCTTATTCATCCACTGAAACACAGCTACTACTTTTCGGAGTAGCACGAGGTGCAATTAGCAGGGAATTTTACTTGAGTGACTGCTGTGCCACTGCTGCTTGTGAGCATAAATGCTGTCGGGATCCAGAGTTTCCCAAACGAAGTGGGACTGAGTGGTCTTTAAATGGCCTTCCGTGAAGAGTGACCATATTCCCTACAGAGGTTACGACTTTTTACTCTCTGTGCTATATAGCTAGAAAAGTTCTCACGATACTTTAGAAGCTCAGAATTTGGAGCATTGTTTTTGCGGGAAGTAATTTACAGCTTCAACTAATCAATACAAGGAAGTAGCTTGTCATGGTGCCAGGTATATGAACATAGGTCTTGATGCATAGCCCCGGCATGGCCTTGAGATGAAGTTCATTTCCTATTTCTAAGGCCAAAAGACGCAGTAGGAGTAGATGAACGGAGTCATCATTTCTCAGGAATACTGTTAGTTTCTGGATGAAGGCACATGTGCactgtaattttacttttttagcAAGGACTTGCCCTTACAACAAACACATCAAAGCAAAGTTGATTCCTACAATCTAAAATggttaataataaaatcatattcTTCATAAACTAACAAGCCAAAGAATATCCCGAAATAAACTCCTTTGTTTGATACATAAAGCATAGGTTAGCTGAACCATGTCAGGCTCCTGAGTGCCTTCCATCTTTTGTTGAAGGAAGGTATTAATTACTAATGTTATGATAGTGTGAATGACACATGGTCTACCCCCGCAGGCACCAGGCTCCATTCAGCCAGTGCCAACTCCAAACACTCATTACTGTATAAGCCCTTCGTTAAATataaacccaaataaaatatGCACATCTGGTTATAACTTAGATTGGCCACAATGATCTGTTGACTTTTCAGCAGAGTAAGTAAGGACTTGGGCTTGAGACGTGCAGGACGATACCTAAGAGATGTGGATGAAAGATGACGTAGCAATAGCAGGTGCTGACCGTGAGGTTCAGATGGCAGCCGGCATCACACAGTCCAAAACAATAATTGGGCATGTGGGCGGAGGTGGAAAAGTGCATTCATTCATGGGTGGGTGCGGCAGAGCAACAAGAAACCCAGCTGGGTGACTCTGTGTTCTTAAGGATGGTGGAATGGAGTAGTGGAAAGAGATCAGCCTTGGAGTCAGCTGCCTTTGAATCCTGATGCTGCCACTCCCCAGCTCTGTCATCTAGAACTCTGAAGCCCAGTTTTCTCACAGTGGGGGGATGGTGGCATGTACTGTGCAAAGCTCTTTAGAGATAATGGACATAAAGAGGCGGAAAGCTTCTAGAACATTAGTAAGTGTTCCAAGGTGAGGAGAAGACTGGCAGGATTTGGGGAAGGAGGCAAACAGGACACTATTAGGGTCTGGGCACAGTTACCTCATTCTAGTGGGAATTCCAGGTGCTGTGGGTCTGGGAGGAAGACAAGACTCGGCCGTCGGGTGAGAAATGTTCAATGCTGAGGTCGGAGAGAAAGCAACAGAGGATCTTGAAGCTGATCAAACAGTTTCTAACTCATCAGGATGAgctcaggaagaggaggaacagattCTATACAGGAGGCCCGGCcacaggaaagaagaaggggATGCTGAAGGAAAGGAAGGACTGAGGGAGTCTGTTGCCAGCTCACTGGTGGCTGAAAGAGAGCAGGAGGATTCTCACAGGGTAGTGACTGGGCCTCACTTGGCTACCACAGAACAGAAAGAGACACCCGCCAGCAGGTGGGTAACAGAGGGGACCCATGAGCTTCTTACCCAGCATCATTTCACAGGGTTCCCCAAATATCCTCTGAGATGGGTGACCTTAATATTATAATAAAGCCTAAGGTACAGGGAACGCCCATGGTGAGGAGAAGGGTTCAGCCTGAGGAACGCCAACTCAGAAATGGCACTTATGTAGGCTGAGACCCTTGTAGTAACCCTATGTCTGAATCAGAGTTTGGGAACCATTGAGTTAAAGCTAATTTGGGCTCTGTTATGATCCAAGTGGACCAATAGCagattattggttttttttttttttttcaattgggcCCATATGCTAAGGGTCCTTTGAACTGAAATCAAGAGATGCTTTCAAGAAATCTATTAGTTGCTCAAATATAAAATCAATTCAAATTATGAAAGTTAAATTGGAGCAACAAATGTAGAAGATACATTAACTGTAGACTTTTGCTTTTAAAGTTAAAACACCAATAAGATCACTCATATTTAGAAAAGAGTTTCTTTCTCTAATTTTAGAAAATCAAGAATAATTCTCAAAGTTTGAAATGATcccctcttttttccccctctctcaacATTTAGAAAGGCTTTAAATTCTTAAAGTTTCTATGTATTACTGCATTGTGTATTTTTTGTCTTTACTGTGAGCAATAAATTTTGTGATCTATAAagtggctgtggctctctgcaaaCAAAGTCCCAGGGAAAAAGCTGGTCGGGAGTCTGTGAATGCATTGATGAGTGCCTGGACACCTGGCTAACACACCACTCACTCATTCAAATGACCTCCATGATCCATTAGAAAGCATTCTTTCTTCTGCTAATACTATTGGAAGTGTCTTAATAGTAAGTTATTGGATAGTTACGCTTCCCATTTGCCAGTCTTCTGGTTATTGCTTTGCATAGCAACAATGTTGAGGGAGGGAATGGATAGTGAGTCAACTTTATCTTTATTTGGACTGTCAAAGGCATTTAAAGTTAAAATGAATAGTTTCAAGTGAGATGGTTGTAATGACTGTGGTATTAATGTCGTTACATACTCTCCCAATATTACCCAGCTCCCTGAGATGccattttgcttttctgtgtcctcACTATTTCTTTCTTGCTAAGATTCTAGGATGGTGCCTGATTTGCTCagcatccttcttctctctgctgaCCACGTGCTATGCACGCTGCAAATCTAAAGTCAGCTACCTGCAGCTGAGTTTTTGGAAGACGTACGCCCAAAGGGAGAAGGAACAGTTGGAGAACAAACTCCTGGAATGCGCCAACAAGCTGAGTGAGAGGAACCTGAAGTGCTTTTTTGAAAACAAGAGGCCAGATCCCTTTCCCATGCCCTCTTTCGCTGCCTGGGAGGCTGCGTCTGAGCTACATTCATTCTACCAAGACCGTGAACACTACAGCGCCCTCCACAAGGTGATAGACGACGGTCTGGAACAAACCCCACAAGAGGAAGAAACAACAATGATCATGGTGGGCACTGCCCAGAGTCTGTGAATCACTCACCATCACCAGTGATAGACTCATTCCAAGAGTCACCTGCCATCTCCACGACAAGCTATGTCTCCGGTGTTCTCACCATCAGAGCTTCTTTAGGGGAGGATAACACAGTGGGAAACTGTTTTAAGTATCTGAGTGCAGTGTCTGGATGTGCTCACACTAATGCTGAGTGATAACAAAGACACCCTGAGTTGGTGAACGGTTGGGCCCAGGAAGCCCAACAGTTTACTCTGAGCTCTAAGATTTATGACTCAgcccctccagcccctggcaaGGTGGTCTGCCGCTCTTTGCAGCTATCTGCTGTGGTACTGGGGGAGAGAGGTCTGTGCACGGTGGCATCTTCAGAGTGGCCTGCAGAAACCCTTTCACAAGTATAGCCAACCCTTTTCAAGATGAAAGGAATTCTAGCATTTAACATTCCTTTCCTCAGAAGAACTGCATTCTCAAAGGTCACCAATTGAAAGAATGCAATGTCTAAAAATCAGAGGTTCCCACATTTCCCCCAAATACTGAAGGTCTGTCTCTAGGGACAGGGCTGGCTCATGACTAGTGTATGCTGAAGGCACTCATGCCTTCAGAGCCCACTTCTACATTCTAAAAGACAATCATATAAGACCCACATGCAAGACTGCACTGATACAAAGACAAATCCATTAATATTGTATATTAAAACACTTTTCTCAATAAACATTCcatttttatggttttaaaatagAATATCACTTTCATGGATCCCTACTAAAATTGTGGGTCCAGGGCATGGTGCCTGCTATGTTGTGGGTATGTCTTAGTTTCATTGGACTACTCTAACCAAATGCCACAGATGGTGTGGCTTGCAAACAATAGTTCTCACAATTTGAGAGGATAAAACTTCTGAGGTCAGGGTAACAGAACAGGCAGGGCCCAATGAGGGCTTTTCTTCAGGTCACTGACTGCTGATACCCCACTGTGAGTCATGTGGTGAGGAGGGTCATGTGATGAGAAGCGTCATGTGATGAGTAGGGCAAATGAGCTCCCTAAGACATCGTTTTTGATGAAACTCAGCCCTACTGCAGGCTCTGCCTTCATCGAATGACCCCCAGAAAGACCCACCTCCTAATGACATCACCTTTGAGGTTAGGTTTCATCATGTGAATTTCAGAGGTATATAAACATACTATAGAGTAGATTCATAATAACTTGATACGGGTCTTGGGAGACTGTCCTCAGTAGTCCTAGCATAAAATTGTATTGTTATTTTATACTCAATGGAAATAATGTGTTACTCTCTATTATGTaacatttactctgtgtgtgtgtgcgtgtgcgtgcgtgtgtgtgtgtgtgtgtgtgtgtgtgtgtgtgtgtgtgtgtctgtctgtctgtctgtctgtctgtctgtctgcctggctgtgtttgtgtgtaagttCCCATAAATCTCTGAGCAGATCAGTGCTTAAGGCACAGTGTTCACACTTTCCACTAGCTCGCTCCTTATATCACTCACTCACACCTTACGTCACTAGCTCTCTGCATCTCCGGATTAAGAAGGCTTCATCTTAGGTCTTCATTAACACAAAAGTTGATGAAAGACTGTGGGAGAATCCTACAGGTCCAAAACCTCCAGAAAAATCTTAAGATTGTGATTTATATGAAAAGTAGATTTGGCCTTCGTGTCTCCCCTTTGTGCAAAGCTTCTAGGACACTTGGATTCTTACCATGTGTCCTTTTActaatgaaatgactcctaaacAGCTGAGGATGGGGCTGGCTGTCAGGAACAAGCACGTGACTAAAAGGCTGAACTTTTCAGCctcgtcctctgacctccagagagCAGACAGGGGCTGAACGTTGAACTGATTCTGGCAGGAATGTCCAACTCTTTTGACATCACAACACTatgttgtcatctacaaagtttatGCTCCCAAACTGGCTGGGCAatcatgggacacacacacactcacacccacacaccattCATAcacccacactacacacacacacaccactcatacacacatatacatacacatacattcacacataaacactccacatacacactcacatacagacacacatacacacacataccaaaggTAATGGAAAAATCCAAACAGGTGATATGTACAGTAATTTCCTGAGTCATATGCTACTCTAGTGAATAAAC comes from the Onychomys torridus chromosome 19, mOncTor1.1, whole genome shotgun sequence genome and includes:
- the Trappc3l gene encoding trafficking protein particle complex subunit 3-like protein, with translation MEGGEPAPHRLLTVAFKMYLGITPSVACHNSSRHEFSLILDKNPLAEFVEELPAGRPALCYCNLLCGIIRGALEMVHLAADVTFLQDRLKGDSVTEIGITFLKKLDERKYRRKK
- the Calhm5 gene encoding calcium homeostasis modulator protein 5 produces the protein MDAFQSILKFFLNQKTAIGYSFMALLTVGSERLFSLVAFKCPCSAENTTYGLVFLFAPAWVLLILGFFLNNKAWRLFTGCCINPKKIFPRRRRCRFFYVLGHITLSSLVAPVMWLSVALLNGTFYECAMSGTRSEKLLELICKGKPKECQEDLYKVSCGKSSMTPVENEEVKLSLQAQSQILGWCLICSASFFSLLTTCYARCKSKVSYLQLSFWKTYAQREKEQLENKLLECANKLSERNLKCFFENKRPDPFPMPSFAAWEAASELHSFYQDREHYSALHKVIDDGLEQTPQEEETTMIMVGTAQSL